AGCCATGGCCGCTCGGAATGATCGGCCTGCTCATGAGGCGTCGCGGCATTCCGTACGTCGTGCATACCTTCGGCAACGAGGTGCTCGAGCCGCGCCACCGGATTATCGAGCGCATCCGCGCGGCCGTGCTGCGCAACGCGGAACGCGTAATCGTGATCAGCAATTTCACGCGCGACGCGGTCGAGGCGCTGGGCGTGCCGCGCGAACGCACCGCCATGATCCGCCCGAAAGTCGACCTCGCTCAGTTCGGCGTGCCCGTCGACGTGGACGCGTTCAAGGCGAAAGAGGGATTGGCCGGCAAGCGGGTCATCCTGACGGTCGGGCGGCTCGTCGAGCGCAAGGGCATGGACCGCGTCATCGAGGCATTGCCCGAAATCGCCCGCAGCGTCCCGGATGTCGCGTACGTAATCGTGGGCGAAGGCAAGGACGAGTCGCGGCTGCGTGAACTGGCGCAGCGCCACGGCGTGGCTGATCGCGTCCTGTTTCCCGGCAACCGGAACGTGGTCGCGTTCTACCATGCCTGCGACGTTTTCGCGATGATCAGCCGCTATATCGTCGAGCGCGGCGACGTCGAGGGCTTCGGCGTGGTCTATCTCGAAGCAAACGCCTGCCGGAAACCCGTAGTCGGCGGCAACAGCGGCGGCGTGCCGGACGCCGTAGTCGACGGCGAAACGGGCCTGCTCGTGGAAGCGGATGATGTTCCCGGGGTCGCGGCGGCGCTCGCGCGCCTGCTCAACGATGCGGAACTGCGCCGCCGCATGGGCGAGGCCGGCCATGCGCGCGTGAAACGCGAATTCACGCTGGACAAGTACGGCGAGGAGTTCATCCGGCTGGTCCTCGACCGTCATGGGCATCAGTAGGCTCGCGCGCGTTCCCCGTCACACGGGCGGACGTACTGCAATGGCCCGTGATAGATAGGGCCTTTGCCCGCTCAAGCCGCAAGGCCAACGCTTCGACGGCGTCCACGACAGACGTCACTGCGCTATCCTCTCCAACCGCTGAGACGAAAACGGCGGCGAACTGCTCGGGTGAGTCCGAGCAGCACACAGCAGGCAAGCCGGGCATGATTCGAACCCTCGTCTGCGGACTTGGGGGGAGCCGTTGGAGGCGGCAGGGGCCGCCGCTCGCGAGAATCAAGTGCGATTGCCCCGGGTCACGATGCGCGCGCCTGCGCGCGTGTGCTATTCTCCATGCTCATTCCCAAACGCATCGGGTCAAGGCGCACATTCCGGGAGGACGCATGGCGAAGGGCATTACGAAACGGTCGGCCGATTACGCGCAGTGGTACATCGATGTCGTGCTGAAAGCGGACCTGGCGGATTATTCGCCCGTGAAGGGCTGCATGGTCATCAAGCCGAACGGCTACGGCATCTGGGAGGGCATCCAGCGCGGGCTGGACCGCATGTTCAAGGAGACGGGCCACGTCAACGCCTATTTTCCGATGCTGATCCCGGAGAGTTTCCTGAAGAAGGAAGCCGAGCACGTCAAGGGTTTCGCGCCGGAATGCGCGACGGTCACGCACGGCGGCGGCAAAAAACTCGAGGAGCCGCTGGTCATCCGCCCCACGTCGGAAACGATCATCTGGTCCACGTACAAGAACTGGATCAGCTCGTACCGCGATCTGCCCATCCTGATCAATCAGTGGGCCAATGTCTGCCGGTGGGAAATGCGAACGCGGCTCTTCCTGCGCACGACGGAGTTTCTCTGGCAGGAGGGCCACACGGCGCACGCAACGCACGAGGAGGCGGAGGATGAGACGGTGCGCATGGTCAACGTTTACCGCAAGTTCGCGGAGGAATTCATGGCCATGCCGGTCGTGGTCGGGCGCAAGACGGAGCAGGAGAAGTTCGCGGGCGCGGAGCACACGTACTGCATTGAGGCGCTGATGCAGGACGGCAAGGCGCTGCAGGCGGGCACTTCGCATCATCTCGGGCAGAATTTCGCGAAGGCGTTCGACGTGAAATTCCAGGACCGCGACGCGGAACTGAAATACGTGTACGCGACCAGTTGGGGCGTGTCGACGCGGCTCATCGGCGGGATCATCATGACGCACAGCGACGACACGGGCCTGGTCATCCCGCCCCGGCTTGCGCCGCTGCCGGTCGTGTTCGTGCCCATCTGGAAGAGCGACGCGGAACGCGGCGTTGTCTGCGGCAAGGCGCGCGCGATCACACAGGACTGGGATCCGCTTTTCTACCGCATCGACGACCGGGACCAGTACAAGCCGGGATTCAAGTTCAACGATTGGGAGCTGAAGGGCGTGCCCATACGCGTGGAGATCGGCCCGCGCGACGTCGAAAACAATTCCGTTGTCGTCGTGCGGAGGGATACGGGCGAGAAGGCGCCCGTGTCGACGGACGGGCTGCGCGCGCATCTGGAAAGGCTCCTGGCGGACATCCAGGCGAACCTGTTCGCCCGCGCGAAGCAGCGCATGCAGGACAACACCTATACCGTGGACAATTATGACGAATACAGGGAACGAATCGACCGGGGCGGCTTCTTCCGCGTGTTTCTGGACCACGCGAACCCGGAAGTGGAGGCCAGGCTCCAGGAAGACACGCGTTCCACCGTGCGTTGCATCCCCTTTGACGCCCCGGACGAGGAAGGCCCCTGCATGGTCACCGGCAAGCCGTGCAAGGGGCGGGTCATCGCCGCGCAGGCGTACTGAACGCGGGGCCAAGTTTTCAGGGCCAGATT
This sequence is a window from Candidatus Hydrogenedentota bacterium. Protein-coding genes within it:
- a CDS encoding glycosyltransferase family 4 protein; translated protein: MRSVLLVSNDYPPSVGGIANILHLVCSALPPERVAVLAQDAPGAAAFDARQPFRMHRERYDAGGVRALVSTLRYARRVRRIVRETRPDLLYFDKPWPLGMIGLLMRRRGIPYVVHTFGNEVLEPRHRIIERIRAAVLRNAERVIVISNFTRDAVEALGVPRERTAMIRPKVDLAQFGVPVDVDAFKAKEGLAGKRVILTVGRLVERKGMDRVIEALPEIARSVPDVAYVIVGEGKDESRLRELAQRHGVADRVLFPGNRNVVAFYHACDVFAMISRYIVERGDVEGFGVVYLEANACRKPVVGGNSGGVPDAVVDGETGLLVEADDVPGVAAALARLLNDAELRRRMGEAGHARVKREFTLDKYGEEFIRLVLDRHGHQ
- a CDS encoding proline--tRNA ligase: MAKGITKRSADYAQWYIDVVLKADLADYSPVKGCMVIKPNGYGIWEGIQRGLDRMFKETGHVNAYFPMLIPESFLKKEAEHVKGFAPECATVTHGGGKKLEEPLVIRPTSETIIWSTYKNWISSYRDLPILINQWANVCRWEMRTRLFLRTTEFLWQEGHTAHATHEEAEDETVRMVNVYRKFAEEFMAMPVVVGRKTEQEKFAGAEHTYCIEALMQDGKALQAGTSHHLGQNFAKAFDVKFQDRDAELKYVYATSWGVSTRLIGGIIMTHSDDTGLVIPPRLAPLPVVFVPIWKSDAERGVVCGKARAITQDWDPLFYRIDDRDQYKPGFKFNDWELKGVPIRVEIGPRDVENNSVVVVRRDTGEKAPVSTDGLRAHLERLLADIQANLFARAKQRMQDNTYTVDNYDEYRERIDRGGFFRVFLDHANPEVEARLQEDTRSTVRCIPFDAPDEEGPCMVTGKPCKGRVIAAQAY